One region of Colius striatus isolate bColStr4 chromosome 26, bColStr4.1.hap1, whole genome shotgun sequence genomic DNA includes:
- the NABP2 gene encoding SOSS complex subunit B1, whose protein sequence is MSTETLVKDVKPGLKNLNLIFIVLETGRVTKTKDGHEVRTCKVADKTGSINISVWDDVGNLIQPGDIIRLTKGYASVFKGCLTLYTGRGGDLQKIGEFCMVYSEVPNFSEPNPEYVAQQLQSKGAQNEGGSVAAAQSTPGPPPASFPASDSQNGNGLSPGGPPHPSGAPPHPPSGRITRSQPGHPPGPAPGPVSNGKETRRSGKR, encoded by the exons ATGAGCACCGAGACGCTGGTGAAGGACGTGAAACCGGGGCTGAAGAACCTCAACCTCATCTTCATCGTGTTAGAGACGG GCCGGGTGACGAAGACCAAGGACGGCCACGAGGTTCGGACGTGCAAAGTGGCCGACAAGACCGGCAGCATCAACATCTCGGTGTGGGACGATGTGGGGAACCTCATCCAGCCTGGGGACATCATCCGCCTCACCAAGGG ATACGCCTCGGTCTTCAAGGGCTGCCTGACCCTGTACACGGGGCGTGGGGGGGACCTGCAGAAGATTGGCGA GTTCTGCATGGTGTACTCTGAGGTGCCCAACTTCAGCGAGCCCAACCCTGAGTACGTGgcgcagcagctgcagagcaaaggG GCTCAGAACGAGGGCGGGAGCGTGGCTGCGGCACAGAGCACCCCGGgcccccccc ctgcttcctttccAGCCTCTGACAGCCAGAACGGGAACGGGCTGAGCCCGGGGGGGCCCCCGCACCCCTCCGGAGCCCCCCCGCACCCCCCCAGCGGCCGCATCACCCGCAGCCAGCCCGGCcacccccccggccccgcccccggcccggtCAGCAACGGCAAAGAGACGCGGCGGAGCGGCAAGAGATGA